The Pseudanabaena galeata CCNP1313 genome includes a region encoding these proteins:
- a CDS encoding type II toxin-antitoxin system HicB family antitoxin, translating into MKLKVVIHEAEEGGYWAEVPAIAGCATQGDTFEELLQNLYEAVEGCLKI; encoded by the coding sequence ATGAAACTTAAAGTCGTTATTCATGAAGCCGAAGAAGGCGGCTATTGGGCAGAAGTTCCTGCGATCGCTGGATGTGCAACACAGGGAGATACCTTTGAAGAACTATTACAAAATTTATATGAAGCCGTGGAAGGCTGTTTAAAAATATAA